A genomic stretch from Eptesicus fuscus isolate TK198812 chromosome 15, DD_ASM_mEF_20220401, whole genome shotgun sequence includes:
- the LOC129151707 gene encoding spermatogenesis-associated protein 31D1-like isoform X1 codes for MGPSLFLISLLEFYLSFCTECLYSDFNIISIFVLWLVLLLFIFFMGIPSIPTFWKNECTQKHEGRVKRRRKVGTGAGSTYYQSDGEEERELISFLKSPLGRNHDSIHFRQLLCPDPSCDTCNNATAEINRLFSKTLEDSTPSVSPVVSTAPVTALVTEPSSHQSSAFPGVPLTEPSPPPPSVLPLNSMTTLHNSLSPSPSCQTLPTEPSSHSESELPVQKSPPQTKDLFSSTLTKYDFQQKLPDIHSTKIPSVEDSAAKLIDPTQLFFLSPDEHDSVEQHSYPKTWEDNLKQEVIQLFWGLPSLHSESLLSTVHVSGDYSIFNSISNAFIGQESPGLPYFLPPSFPTVQPQLLPQTLPLCHYLPLTQLQSQVHLQSPLPILPAGPIHQTQVCGVYCHTPLNESGSFISFDIEQLEWNVLKKKQEGLWGLPSLDKSSWEACSPSAPTSPYCGPSKAHTSISIDHSEFHLSVEFRKKFEHHLRKRLIQHRWGLPRRIHESLSLMKPRCDCSEIPQPKCCYGLSWISMYKAQDSKILNRVTPSADFYKKGSEMFQLSDDETDSLASYPKGLLTDSDSDSDKDLGNDCDMKSVTRQNVSQRQLPNLLKIHLSKKFEEISESQLLGTVQSSQHSIQHTLSVESNREIKQRGLPPSVGGDYCRNKSQDLSFLEAGALEMLEDHDTNLPMKTLGGLPDKVLESIEDQGTTSHSLINPHSSSSTKVISEVSTEYGAFTLLKGSSESLYSDPVRTETIAPDLNLHLPATSLVDKKGQGIQHRLSEEIQIILEAKPTPLFVTNTIHGKTSQSHSLTGNIQPPKLPARQANRESAPKNKSVTSTDRTEMQEATNRDEAEPASMPTVPRGLARAEEFYALQSVTTSKPGISQNINKDTTVTTENPPSKISDRAPNLSELRKQLIAEMNLKLESRKHSQAQGQPLDMSHDPDSLTYKASLTPAKCVSCVTREVHQVLHVHSEDSTVRMEKQQEPWLPRHALRTCQDQNFPPAVKRDILCPPPKPTGPKYEELGAGDARLRISQPRGKRFPSQDTALEDMHGSKSSHSLAQKGQAPSDSLFLNKMKSLFQRLRPAITWTMQETTQEMGRHISSAQSRGPVKSRASFTGTAQVHRVMSDIGKFPEEKRGRRHAGVTTCPQEPLPSAAQSGKRVQKGAVQARVKPVQGCPLNCRAPFYNVTNMKSGLQAAISDDQRSASIRHTGNEDSSRSKAVALKGQQICQKHPQSVSLKGTVPHPSPTCRPQAAKGPPAVLTAAGGTAFNNRSPQFRHTMLLYNFQRETFPTPK; via the exons ATGGGACCCAGTCTATTTCTGATTAGCCTACTAGAGTTTTATCTGAGCTTCTGCACAGAATGTTTATATAGTGACTTCAACATAATTTCTATCTTTGTGTTGTGGTTGGTCCTCCTcttattcattttcttcatgGGAATTCCATCAATCCCAACCTTCTGGAAAAATGAATGTACACAAAAG CATGAGGGCAGAGTCAAGAGGAGAAGGAAAGTTGGGACAGGGGCAG GTTCAACATATTACCAGAGCgatggggaagaggaaagggagctGATTTCTTTCCTGAAAAG CCCCCTGGGACGGAATCATGATTCCATTCACTTTCGTCAACTTTTATGTCCAGACCCCTCCTGTGACACATGTAACAATGCAACTGCTGAAATCAATCGGCTTTTCTCAAAGACACTGGAAGATTCTACTCCATCTGTGTCCCCTGTGgtttccacagctcctgtgacaGCTCTTGTGACAGAGCCTTCATCCCATCAGTCTTCTGCTTTCCCTGGAGTCCCTCTGACTGAAccttccccaccacccccctCAGTTCTCCCCTTAAACTCAATGACGACCTTGCATAATTCCCTTTCACCCTCACCATCATGTCAAACTCTGCCTACAGAGCCTTCCTCTCACTCAGAATCCGAACTTCCAGTACAGAAGTCCCCACCTCAAACCAAAGACTTGTTCTCTTCAACCTTGACAAAATATGATTTCCAGCAAAAGTTGCCTGACATCCATTCTACAAAGATCCCTTCTGTGGAAGACTCTGCAGCCAAACTTATAGATCCTACACAACTCTTCTTTCTCAGCCCTGATGAGCATGACTCAGTAGAGCAGCACTCATATCCTAAGACCTGGGAGGACAATTTAAAGCAAGAAGTTATCCAGCTTTTCTGGGGTCTTCCATCTCTGCACAGCGAGTCCTTGCTCTCCACTGTCCATGTCTCCGGTGACTATTCAATCTTCAATAGCATCTCAAATGCCTTTATAGGCCAAGAATCCCCAGGACTTCCTTATTTCCTACCTCCATCCTTCCCTACGGTCCAACCTCAACTTCTGCCTCAAACTCTGCCCCTATGCCATTACTTACCTCTCACTCAGCTTCAATCACAGGTCCACCTTCAATCCCCACTCCCAATCCTACCAGCTGGTCCCATACACCAGACTCAGGTCTGTGGAGTGTATTGCCATACACCCCTGAATGAATCAGGAAGTTTCATCTCATTTGATATTGAACAACTGGAATGGAATGTGttaaagaagaaacaggaaggtTTGTGGGGTTTACCCTCTCTGGATAAAAGTTCTTGGGAAGCCTGCTCTCCTTCAGCTCCCACCTCTCCTTATTGTGGGCCCTCCAAGGCCCATACTTCCATCTCCATAGATCATTCTGAGTTTCATCTCAGCGTTGAGTTTAGAAAGAAATTTGAGCATCACCTTAGAAAGAGGCTCATCCAACACCGGTGGGGCCTGCCCCGCAGGATCCATGAGTCTCTGTCACTCATGAAGCCTAGATGCGATTGCTCAGAAATACCTCAGCCAAAGTGCTGCTATGGCCTCTCATGGATCTCTATGTATAAGGCCCAGGATAGTAAAATTCTAAATAGAGTCACCCCATCAGCAGACTTCTATAAGAAGGGCTCAGAAATGTTTCAGCTGTCTGATGATGAGACAGACAGCTTAGCTAGTTATCCAAAAGGATTGTTGACTGACTCTGACAGTGATTcagataaggatctgggaaatgACTGTGATATGAAGAGTGTGACAAGGCAGAATGTAAGTCAGAGACAACTGCCAAATTTACTGAAAATACATCTGAGCAAAAAATTTGAGGAAATCAGTGAGAGTCAGCTCCTTGGTACTGTGCAGAGTTCACAGCACTCTATCCAGCATACACTTTCTGTAGAATCCAACAGGGAAATTAAACAGAGAGGTCTGCCACCATCAGTGGGTGGGGACTACTGTCGGAACAAGTCACAGGACCTCTCCTTCCTTGAGGCGGGTGCACTGGAGATGCTGGAAGACCACGATACCAACTTGCCTATGAAGACATTAGGAGGCCTCCCTGACAAAGTCCTTGAATCCATAGAGGATCAAGGCACTACCTCCCATTCCTTGATCAATCCTCACTCTTCCTCCTCAACCAAAGTGATTTCTGAGGTGAGCACTGAATATGGAGCCTTCACACTTCTGAAAGGAAGTTCTGAATCGCTTTACAGTGACCCAGTCAGAACAGAAACTATAGCCCCAGACCTGAATCTTCATCTCCCTGCCACCTCACTTGTGGATAAGAAGGGACAGGGGATTCAACACAGACTTTCTGAGGAAATTCAGATAATTTTGGAAGCCAAACCAACTCCTCTGTTTGTCACAAACACCATCCATGGCAAAACAAGTCAGAGTCATTCTCTGACAGGCAACATTCAACCTCCCAAGCTGCCTGCAAGGCAAGCAAATAGAGAATCTGCACCAAAGAATAAGAGTGTGACGTCTACTGACAGAACTGAAATGCAAGAGGCCACAAATAGGGATGAAGCAGAACCTGCTTCCATGCCCACCGTGCCCAGGGGTTTAGCCAGGGCTGAGGAGTTCTATGCTCTTCAGTCTGTAACAACCAGCAAGCCAGGAATCTCCCAAAACATAAACAAAGACACCACTGTGACTACTGAAAACCCCCCATCTAAAATATCAGATCGAGCTCCTAACTTATCAGAACTTAGAAAGCAACTAATTGCTGAGATGAACTTAAAGTTGGAGAGCAGAAAGCATAGCCAGGCCCAAGGCCAACCGCTGGACATGTCCCATGACCCTGACAGCTTGACTTACAAAGCCTCCCTGACTCCTGCCAAGTGTGTCTCCTGTGTGACCAGGGAAGTTCACCAGGTGCTGCATGTCCATTCGGAGGACAGCACAGTCAGGATGGAGAAGCAGCAGGAACCTTGGCTTCCCAGGCATGCATTAAGGACCTGCCAGGATCAGAATTTCCCACCAGCTGTAAAGAGAGATATCCTGTGCCCTCCCCCAAAGCCTACAGGCCCCAAATATGAAGAGCTTGGTGCGGGAGATGCACGACTGAGAATTTCCCAACCCAGAGGGAAGAGATTTCCTTCTCAGGACACAGCTTTAGAGGACATGCATGGGAGCAAGTCTTCCCACAGCCTAGCACAGAAGGGACAGGCCCCTTCTGACAGCCTTTtcctaaataaaatgaagagcctTTTTCAAAGGCTTCGTCCTGCAATCACATGGACAATGCAAGAAACCACCCAGGAAATGGGAAGGCACATATCATCTGCACAGAGCAGAGGCCCAGTTAAAAGCAGAGCTTCCTTTACTGGAACCGCGCAAGTCCACAGAGTCATGTCAGACATTGGGAAGTTTCCAGAAGAGAAACGGGGGCGTAGGCATGCAGGAGTTACCACCTGCCCTCAagagccccttccctctgcagcGCAGTCTGGGAAACGTGTGCAGAAGGGAGCAGTGCAGGCCAGGGTAAAGCCAGTCCAGGGGTGTCCTTTAAACTGCAGGGCTCCCTTCTATAACGTGACAAATATGAAGTCTGGCCTCCAAGCAGCTATCTCTGATGACCAGAGATCTGCAAGTATTAGACATACCGGGAATGAGGACAGTTCCCGCTCAAAAGCTGTGGCATTAAAGGGCCAGCAAATATGTCAGAAACACCCCCAATCTGTGTCCCTAAAGGGGACTGTGCCCCATCCAAGCCCCACCTGCAGGCCTCAAGCTGCCAAGGGGCCTCCTGCTGTTCTCACCGCTGCTGGAGGCACTGCTTTCAACAATCGGTCTCCCCAATTTAGACACACAATGCTTCTCTATAATTTCCAGCGGGAAACATTTCCCACCCCCAAATAA
- the LOC129151707 gene encoding spermatogenesis-associated protein 31D1-like isoform X3, protein MYTKGSTYYQSDGEEERELISFLKSPLGRNHDSIHFRQLLCPDPSCDTCNNATAEINRLFSKTLEDSTPSVSPVVSTAPVTALVTEPSSHQSSAFPGVPLTEPSPPPPSVLPLNSMTTLHNSLSPSPSCQTLPTEPSSHSESELPVQKSPPQTKDLFSSTLTKYDFQQKLPDIHSTKIPSVEDSAAKLIDPTQLFFLSPDEHDSVEQHSYPKTWEDNLKQEVIQLFWGLPSLHSESLLSTVHVSGDYSIFNSISNAFIGQESPGLPYFLPPSFPTVQPQLLPQTLPLCHYLPLTQLQSQVHLQSPLPILPAGPIHQTQVCGVYCHTPLNESGSFISFDIEQLEWNVLKKKQEGLWGLPSLDKSSWEACSPSAPTSPYCGPSKAHTSISIDHSEFHLSVEFRKKFEHHLRKRLIQHRWGLPRRIHESLSLMKPRCDCSEIPQPKCCYGLSWISMYKAQDSKILNRVTPSADFYKKGSEMFQLSDDETDSLASYPKGLLTDSDSDSDKDLGNDCDMKSVTRQNVSQRQLPNLLKIHLSKKFEEISESQLLGTVQSSQHSIQHTLSVESNREIKQRGLPPSVGGDYCRNKSQDLSFLEAGALEMLEDHDTNLPMKTLGGLPDKVLESIEDQGTTSHSLINPHSSSSTKVISEVSTEYGAFTLLKGSSESLYSDPVRTETIAPDLNLHLPATSLVDKKGQGIQHRLSEEIQIILEAKPTPLFVTNTIHGKTSQSHSLTGNIQPPKLPARQANRESAPKNKSVTSTDRTEMQEATNRDEAEPASMPTVPRGLARAEEFYALQSVTTSKPGISQNINKDTTVTTENPPSKISDRAPNLSELRKQLIAEMNLKLESRKHSQAQGQPLDMSHDPDSLTYKASLTPAKCVSCVTREVHQVLHVHSEDSTVRMEKQQEPWLPRHALRTCQDQNFPPAVKRDILCPPPKPTGPKYEELGAGDARLRISQPRGKRFPSQDTALEDMHGSKSSHSLAQKGQAPSDSLFLNKMKSLFQRLRPAITWTMQETTQEMGRHISSAQSRGPVKSRASFTGTAQVHRVMSDIGKFPEEKRGRRHAGVTTCPQEPLPSAAQSGKRVQKGAVQARVKPVQGCPLNCRAPFYNVTNMKSGLQAAISDDQRSASIRHTGNEDSSRSKAVALKGQQICQKHPQSVSLKGTVPHPSPTCRPQAAKGPPAVLTAAGGTAFNNRSPQFRHTMLLYNFQRETFPTPK, encoded by the exons ATGTACACAAAAG GTTCAACATATTACCAGAGCgatggggaagaggaaagggagctGATTTCTTTCCTGAAAAG CCCCCTGGGACGGAATCATGATTCCATTCACTTTCGTCAACTTTTATGTCCAGACCCCTCCTGTGACACATGTAACAATGCAACTGCTGAAATCAATCGGCTTTTCTCAAAGACACTGGAAGATTCTACTCCATCTGTGTCCCCTGTGgtttccacagctcctgtgacaGCTCTTGTGACAGAGCCTTCATCCCATCAGTCTTCTGCTTTCCCTGGAGTCCCTCTGACTGAAccttccccaccacccccctCAGTTCTCCCCTTAAACTCAATGACGACCTTGCATAATTCCCTTTCACCCTCACCATCATGTCAAACTCTGCCTACAGAGCCTTCCTCTCACTCAGAATCCGAACTTCCAGTACAGAAGTCCCCACCTCAAACCAAAGACTTGTTCTCTTCAACCTTGACAAAATATGATTTCCAGCAAAAGTTGCCTGACATCCATTCTACAAAGATCCCTTCTGTGGAAGACTCTGCAGCCAAACTTATAGATCCTACACAACTCTTCTTTCTCAGCCCTGATGAGCATGACTCAGTAGAGCAGCACTCATATCCTAAGACCTGGGAGGACAATTTAAAGCAAGAAGTTATCCAGCTTTTCTGGGGTCTTCCATCTCTGCACAGCGAGTCCTTGCTCTCCACTGTCCATGTCTCCGGTGACTATTCAATCTTCAATAGCATCTCAAATGCCTTTATAGGCCAAGAATCCCCAGGACTTCCTTATTTCCTACCTCCATCCTTCCCTACGGTCCAACCTCAACTTCTGCCTCAAACTCTGCCCCTATGCCATTACTTACCTCTCACTCAGCTTCAATCACAGGTCCACCTTCAATCCCCACTCCCAATCCTACCAGCTGGTCCCATACACCAGACTCAGGTCTGTGGAGTGTATTGCCATACACCCCTGAATGAATCAGGAAGTTTCATCTCATTTGATATTGAACAACTGGAATGGAATGTGttaaagaagaaacaggaaggtTTGTGGGGTTTACCCTCTCTGGATAAAAGTTCTTGGGAAGCCTGCTCTCCTTCAGCTCCCACCTCTCCTTATTGTGGGCCCTCCAAGGCCCATACTTCCATCTCCATAGATCATTCTGAGTTTCATCTCAGCGTTGAGTTTAGAAAGAAATTTGAGCATCACCTTAGAAAGAGGCTCATCCAACACCGGTGGGGCCTGCCCCGCAGGATCCATGAGTCTCTGTCACTCATGAAGCCTAGATGCGATTGCTCAGAAATACCTCAGCCAAAGTGCTGCTATGGCCTCTCATGGATCTCTATGTATAAGGCCCAGGATAGTAAAATTCTAAATAGAGTCACCCCATCAGCAGACTTCTATAAGAAGGGCTCAGAAATGTTTCAGCTGTCTGATGATGAGACAGACAGCTTAGCTAGTTATCCAAAAGGATTGTTGACTGACTCTGACAGTGATTcagataaggatctgggaaatgACTGTGATATGAAGAGTGTGACAAGGCAGAATGTAAGTCAGAGACAACTGCCAAATTTACTGAAAATACATCTGAGCAAAAAATTTGAGGAAATCAGTGAGAGTCAGCTCCTTGGTACTGTGCAGAGTTCACAGCACTCTATCCAGCATACACTTTCTGTAGAATCCAACAGGGAAATTAAACAGAGAGGTCTGCCACCATCAGTGGGTGGGGACTACTGTCGGAACAAGTCACAGGACCTCTCCTTCCTTGAGGCGGGTGCACTGGAGATGCTGGAAGACCACGATACCAACTTGCCTATGAAGACATTAGGAGGCCTCCCTGACAAAGTCCTTGAATCCATAGAGGATCAAGGCACTACCTCCCATTCCTTGATCAATCCTCACTCTTCCTCCTCAACCAAAGTGATTTCTGAGGTGAGCACTGAATATGGAGCCTTCACACTTCTGAAAGGAAGTTCTGAATCGCTTTACAGTGACCCAGTCAGAACAGAAACTATAGCCCCAGACCTGAATCTTCATCTCCCTGCCACCTCACTTGTGGATAAGAAGGGACAGGGGATTCAACACAGACTTTCTGAGGAAATTCAGATAATTTTGGAAGCCAAACCAACTCCTCTGTTTGTCACAAACACCATCCATGGCAAAACAAGTCAGAGTCATTCTCTGACAGGCAACATTCAACCTCCCAAGCTGCCTGCAAGGCAAGCAAATAGAGAATCTGCACCAAAGAATAAGAGTGTGACGTCTACTGACAGAACTGAAATGCAAGAGGCCACAAATAGGGATGAAGCAGAACCTGCTTCCATGCCCACCGTGCCCAGGGGTTTAGCCAGGGCTGAGGAGTTCTATGCTCTTCAGTCTGTAACAACCAGCAAGCCAGGAATCTCCCAAAACATAAACAAAGACACCACTGTGACTACTGAAAACCCCCCATCTAAAATATCAGATCGAGCTCCTAACTTATCAGAACTTAGAAAGCAACTAATTGCTGAGATGAACTTAAAGTTGGAGAGCAGAAAGCATAGCCAGGCCCAAGGCCAACCGCTGGACATGTCCCATGACCCTGACAGCTTGACTTACAAAGCCTCCCTGACTCCTGCCAAGTGTGTCTCCTGTGTGACCAGGGAAGTTCACCAGGTGCTGCATGTCCATTCGGAGGACAGCACAGTCAGGATGGAGAAGCAGCAGGAACCTTGGCTTCCCAGGCATGCATTAAGGACCTGCCAGGATCAGAATTTCCCACCAGCTGTAAAGAGAGATATCCTGTGCCCTCCCCCAAAGCCTACAGGCCCCAAATATGAAGAGCTTGGTGCGGGAGATGCACGACTGAGAATTTCCCAACCCAGAGGGAAGAGATTTCCTTCTCAGGACACAGCTTTAGAGGACATGCATGGGAGCAAGTCTTCCCACAGCCTAGCACAGAAGGGACAGGCCCCTTCTGACAGCCTTTtcctaaataaaatgaagagcctTTTTCAAAGGCTTCGTCCTGCAATCACATGGACAATGCAAGAAACCACCCAGGAAATGGGAAGGCACATATCATCTGCACAGAGCAGAGGCCCAGTTAAAAGCAGAGCTTCCTTTACTGGAACCGCGCAAGTCCACAGAGTCATGTCAGACATTGGGAAGTTTCCAGAAGAGAAACGGGGGCGTAGGCATGCAGGAGTTACCACCTGCCCTCAagagccccttccctctgcagcGCAGTCTGGGAAACGTGTGCAGAAGGGAGCAGTGCAGGCCAGGGTAAAGCCAGTCCAGGGGTGTCCTTTAAACTGCAGGGCTCCCTTCTATAACGTGACAAATATGAAGTCTGGCCTCCAAGCAGCTATCTCTGATGACCAGAGATCTGCAAGTATTAGACATACCGGGAATGAGGACAGTTCCCGCTCAAAAGCTGTGGCATTAAAGGGCCAGCAAATATGTCAGAAACACCCCCAATCTGTGTCCCTAAAGGGGACTGTGCCCCATCCAAGCCCCACCTGCAGGCCTCAAGCTGCCAAGGGGCCTCCTGCTGTTCTCACCGCTGCTGGAGGCACTGCTTTCAACAATCGGTCTCCCCAATTTAGACACACAATGCTTCTCTATAATTTCCAGCGGGAAACATTTCCCACCCCCAAATAA